Proteins from a genomic interval of Trichocoleus sp.:
- a CDS encoding metallophosphoesterase family protein: protein MNHSNPVPQQIGIISDTHGLLRPEAIAALEGSGLILHAGDIGNPEVLVALNQIAPVVAVRGNNDRGEWAESIAEREMVQREDISIYLLHIIQELDFNPVTQNVQIVVSGHSHKPSISERAGVLFINPGSAGPRRFKLPITVARLQILGKAMQAEIIDLAIS from the coding sequence ATGAATCACTCAAACCCAGTTCCCCAGCAGATCGGCATTATTTCAGATACGCATGGGTTACTGCGCCCAGAAGCGATCGCTGCCCTGGAAGGATCAGGTTTGATTCTGCATGCAGGTGATATTGGCAATCCTGAAGTGTTGGTGGCGCTGAACCAGATTGCGCCTGTCGTTGCAGTTCGCGGCAATAACGATCGCGGTGAGTGGGCAGAATCGATCGCAGAGCGAGAAATGGTTCAACGAGAAGACATTTCGATCTATCTCTTGCACATTATTCAAGAATTAGACTTCAATCCGGTCACGCAAAACGTGCAGATCGTAGTTAGTGGGCATTCTCACAAACCTTCTATCAGCGAACGTGCCGGAGTTCTTTTTATCAATCCCGGAAGTGCTGGACCCAGACGTTTCAAGCTGCCAATTACAGTGGCTCGATTACAAATCTTGGGAAAAGCGATGCAGGCAGAAATTATTGATTTAGCCATCTCTTAG
- a CDS encoding PLP-dependent aminotransferase family protein: protein MTSITSAYRVEDLIADRAKPLAPPSYVTELTQISNVSFAYGLVDPELFPQADLAAAAAAVLQEQPHATLNYGPPAAQLVEQIILRLQGQGISATPPQILVSYGSSQILALLLDVFIEPGDVVLIEGPSFLGAVGKFAEAGARLVTVPVDASGMNIEALETVLMQLRSQNIRPKFIYTIPTFHNPTGTTMPLDRRKRLLALAAEYGVLIVEDDAYGDLRFRGEPVPTLASLDQEGWVLYVSTFSKIIAPGVRVGWAYGNPAIIERLGMFRSEGPCGPFITHLIARFCADGKLEPHLQTLVSRYREKCDRMLAAIDRAFPADVTVTRPEGGFFVWCNLPPHLQASKLLAAANRCGVGFMAGTRCYTNGQGEDAIRLSFSFQPVDKIEAGIATLGEVMHELSRG, encoded by the coding sequence ATGACTTCTATCACTTCTGCTTACCGTGTTGAAGACCTGATTGCCGATCGCGCCAAACCCTTGGCACCGCCAAGCTATGTCACCGAGTTAACCCAAATTTCCAACGTTAGCTTTGCTTATGGTCTGGTTGATCCAGAGTTGTTCCCGCAAGCAGATTTGGCAGCAGCAGCGGCAGCCGTTTTACAGGAGCAACCCCACGCCACGCTAAACTATGGTCCGCCTGCGGCTCAACTGGTCGAGCAAATTATTCTGCGGTTACAGGGGCAAGGAATTTCGGCAACGCCACCGCAAATCCTGGTCAGCTATGGTTCTTCCCAAATCCTGGCTCTCTTGCTTGATGTTTTTATTGAACCAGGAGATGTCGTCCTAATTGAAGGACCAAGCTTTTTAGGTGCAGTAGGCAAATTTGCCGAAGCCGGGGCACGACTGGTTACAGTTCCTGTTGATGCATCAGGCATGAATATTGAGGCGCTGGAAACTGTACTGATGCAGTTGAGAAGTCAAAATATTCGTCCTAAATTTATTTACACGATTCCCACCTTCCATAATCCAACCGGGACAACGATGCCGCTCGATCGCCGTAAGCGTTTGCTGGCGCTGGCAGCCGAGTATGGTGTGCTGATTGTAGAAGACGATGCTTATGGCGATTTGCGCTTCCGGGGAGAACCTGTGCCTACGCTGGCATCCCTCGATCAGGAAGGCTGGGTGCTTTATGTCAGCACTTTTTCAAAAATTATTGCACCGGGGGTAAGAGTCGGCTGGGCTTATGGCAATCCGGCAATCATTGAGCGGCTGGGCATGTTCCGCAGCGAAGGTCCTTGTGGTCCTTTCATTACTCATTTAATTGCTCGCTTCTGTGCTGATGGCAAGCTCGAACCGCATCTGCAAACCCTAGTGAGCCGCTACCGCGAAAAGTGCGATCGGATGTTAGCGGCAATCGATCGAGCATTTCCTGCGGATGTCACGGTGACTCGCCCGGAAGGAGGTTTCTTTGTCTGGTGTAATCTGCCGCCGCATCTGCAAGCCTCAAAACTTCTGGCTGCCGCAAATCGCTGTGGGGTTGGGTTTATGGCAGGAACGCGCTGCTACACCAACGGACAGGGGGAAGATGCAATTCGATTGTCGTTTAGCTTCCAACCCGTTGACAAAATTGAGGCAGGCATTGCCACACTTGGAGAAGTGATGCATGAACTGAGTCGAGGTTAA
- a CDS encoding amino acid adenylation domain-containing protein, producing the protein MVLEQLNDDCFGEEVFLFPASFAQQRLWFLDQLVPDTALYNVPTVFRLSGRLNIPVLEQSFQAIVQRHETLRTTFDTIDGQLTQVISPQAQISLPLIDLSSYSKAEQPTKVGDFLRQAIEQPFDLRQGALLRLLLLNLEETEHILLINLHHIIFDEWSSGVLIRELGAFYTALLHNQPVLLPELPIQYADFACWQRDWLQGERLAYHLQYWRQQLKDLPILTLPEQPIGSPVQSSTARSPQGAMQFVEFSQALLNQLEAVSQQENVTLFMTLLAAFQTLLYRYTEQTDIVVGSPIANRHRSELEDLIGFFVNSVVLRTDLSGNPTFRSLLSRVQEVTLGAYAHQDLPFEKLVAEIHPERHLNRNPLFQVVFALQNAPMDDLKLPGLTLSSLNFETKTTRFDLEFYVWKSTDNFRSLWGQGWQRSDGLRGVIVYNACRFTPEFIRQLSQNFETLLTGITTNPNTPIAHLPLLAETEQQQILLDWNNTKTSYPADRTIHQLFETQAAKTPNAVAIQFGQQQFSYLGLNQGSNQLAHYLRKQGVGIETKVAVCLDRSPQAIAAMLGILKAGGAYVPLDPTYPAERLQFILKDAQVSIILTEQQWTDRLGDTTATVVCFDRDWEAISCERDTNPKHEGSAKSLAYIMYTSGSTGQPKGVAVIHQSIIRLVCKTNYIQLRSTDKVAQAANLAFDAATFEIWGALLHGAQLIGVEPETLLSPTQFVAQLRSQQISVLFLTTALLNQIVSAIPSAFASLKYLLFGGEAVNLQRVKTVLQAGKPKHLLHVYGPTENTTFTSWYEVKMLSQDMTTVPIGRPIANTQIYLLDTHLNPVPVGVVGEIYVGGDGLARGYFNQPELTQEWFIPHPFNQGFNQGFNQANQPQQITGKRLYRTGDLARYRADGNLEFIGRRDDQIKLRGFRIELSEIETRLNQHPAIAAAAVNVQTISDDRRLVAYVVLHEATLSTLAIQDFLRSTLPDYMVPSLVMVVDAIPLTPNGKIDRRALPIPTCQPTITPIVAPQTSIETTLAEIWSPLLGVGSVSVHDNFFEAGGHSLLATQLISRIRDVLQIEIPLRCLFETPTIAGLAQFIQTIQTAQGTALSNRIPGSEPHHWEEVEL; encoded by the coding sequence ATGGTTTTAGAGCAACTGAATGATGATTGCTTCGGGGAGGAGGTCTTTCTCTTTCCTGCCTCATTTGCACAGCAGCGACTATGGTTTCTTGATCAGCTTGTTCCTGATACTGCGCTCTACAATGTACCCACCGTTTTTCGTTTATCTGGCAGATTAAACATTCCCGTCCTCGAACAGAGCTTTCAAGCGATCGTCCAGCGGCATGAAACGCTCCGCACTACCTTTGACACGATCGATGGTCAGCTCACTCAGGTCATCTCACCACAAGCCCAGATTTCACTGCCGTTAATTGATTTGTCCTCCTACTCAAAGGCAGAACAGCCCACAAAAGTAGGAGATTTTTTGCGGCAGGCGATCGAACAACCCTTTGACTTACGGCAAGGTGCGCTCCTGCGATTGCTCCTGTTAAACCTGGAAGAAACAGAGCATATTTTGCTAATCAATCTGCATCATATTATTTTTGATGAGTGGTCAAGCGGTGTGCTGATTCGAGAACTGGGTGCATTCTATACGGCTCTACTACATAATCAGCCTGTTTTGCTGCCCGAACTGCCCATTCAATATGCAGATTTTGCTTGCTGGCAGCGAGATTGGTTGCAGGGTGAGCGATTAGCTTATCATTTGCAGTACTGGCGACAGCAGTTGAAAGATTTACCCATCCTGACGCTTCCTGAGCAACCAATAGGTTCTCCAGTTCAATCCTCGACTGCTCGATCGCCACAAGGAGCAATGCAGTTTGTCGAATTTTCTCAGGCACTATTGAACCAGTTAGAGGCAGTCAGTCAGCAGGAAAATGTCACTCTATTTATGACCCTGCTGGCAGCGTTCCAAACATTACTTTATCGCTATACCGAACAAACTGATATTGTCGTTGGTTCCCCGATCGCTAATCGTCATCGCAGCGAGTTAGAAGATTTAATTGGTTTTTTTGTGAATAGTGTGGTGCTGCGAACCGATCTTTCTGGTAATCCCACCTTTCGATCGCTCTTAAGCCGAGTTCAAGAAGTCACATTAGGCGCTTATGCTCATCAGGACTTACCTTTTGAAAAGTTAGTTGCAGAGATTCATCCAGAAAGGCATTTGAACCGTAACCCTCTATTTCAAGTTGTGTTTGCGCTCCAAAATGCGCCAATGGATGACCTGAAGTTGCCAGGTTTGACCCTGAGTTCCTTGAATTTTGAAACAAAAACAACGCGCTTTGATTTAGAGTTTTATGTCTGGAAAAGTACAGATAATTTCAGGAGTTTGTGGGGACAGGGTTGGCAGCGATCGGACGGATTACGAGGCGTTATTGTCTATAATGCTTGTCGATTTACACCTGAGTTCATTCGTCAACTGAGTCAGAATTTTGAGACATTACTGACCGGAATTACGACCAATCCCAATACGCCGATCGCCCATCTGCCACTCTTAGCTGAAACAGAACAGCAGCAGATTTTATTGGATTGGAATAACACAAAAACATCCTATCCTGCCGATCGCACCATCCACCAATTGTTTGAAACACAGGCAGCAAAAACACCAAATGCTGTTGCAATCCAGTTTGGTCAGCAGCAGTTTAGCTATCTGGGTTTGAATCAGGGCAGCAATCAACTGGCACATTATTTGCGAAAGCAAGGCGTTGGTATAGAAACAAAGGTTGCAGTTTGTCTCGATCGATCGCCCCAGGCAATTGCGGCAATGTTGGGCATTTTGAAAGCTGGAGGTGCTTATGTGCCACTTGATCCCACTTATCCTGCCGAACGTCTGCAATTTATCCTCAAAGATGCTCAAGTCTCGATCATACTGACTGAGCAACAATGGACCGATCGGCTCGGAGATACGACGGCAACTGTGGTTTGCTTCGATCGTGATTGGGAAGCGATTAGTTGCGAAAGGGACACAAATCCGAAGCATGAAGGAAGTGCTAAGAGCTTGGCTTACATCATGTATACCTCCGGTTCAACGGGTCAACCGAAAGGGGTTGCAGTGATTCATCAAAGCATCATTCGCTTAGTTTGCAAAACGAACTACATCCAATTGCGATCGACTGATAAAGTTGCTCAGGCTGCGAATCTTGCCTTTGATGCTGCCACCTTTGAGATTTGGGGCGCACTGCTGCATGGCGCACAATTAATCGGCGTTGAGCCGGAGACGCTGCTTTCACCCACTCAGTTTGTTGCTCAGCTTCGATCGCAGCAGATCAGCGTTTTATTTCTAACAACTGCCTTATTGAATCAAATCGTTAGTGCAATTCCGAGTGCGTTTGCTTCGCTGAAATATTTACTGTTTGGCGGCGAGGCGGTCAATTTGCAGCGAGTTAAAACAGTCCTTCAGGCAGGGAAACCAAAGCATCTGCTTCATGTTTATGGACCGACCGAGAACACGACATTTACATCCTGGTATGAAGTCAAAATGCTCAGTCAGGATATGACAACCGTTCCCATTGGTCGCCCGATCGCCAATACGCAAATTTATTTGCTGGATACTCATCTCAATCCGGTTCCGGTTGGCGTGGTGGGTGAAATTTATGTGGGTGGAGATGGCTTGGCACGAGGTTATTTCAACCAGCCGGAGTTGACGCAAGAATGGTTTATTCCGCATCCTTTTAATCAGGGATTTAATCAGGGATTTAATCAGGCGAATCAACCTCAACAGATAACCGGGAAGCGGCTCTATCGCACTGGAGATTTGGCGCGTTATCGAGCTGACGGCAATCTAGAATTTATAGGTCGAAGAGATGATCAGATTAAACTGCGCGGTTTTCGGATTGAATTATCGGAAATTGAAACCCGCCTGAATCAACATCCAGCCATTGCAGCAGCAGCAGTCAATGTGCAGACCATCAGCGACGATCGACGACTGGTTGCCTATGTTGTGCTTCATGAAGCGACCCTTTCAACACTCGCAATTCAGGACTTTTTGCGATCGACATTGCCTGATTATATGGTTCCATCCCTCGTCATGGTTGTAGATGCCATTCCACTTACCCCTAACGGAAAAATCGATCGTCGTGCCCTGCCCATTCCCACTTGCCAACCCACCATAACGCCGATCGTCGCTCCACAAACCTCGATCGAAACGACCCTTGCTGAAATTTGGAGTCCGCTGTTGGGCGTTGGCTCAGTCAGTGTTCATGATAATTTTTTCGAGGCGGGTGGACATTCTCTGCTGGCGACTCAGCTCATTTCCCGCATTCGAGATGTGCTACAAATTGAAATTCCGCTGCGATGCCTGTTTGAAACGCCAACGATCGCCGGACTCGCTCAATTCATCCAGACCATTCAAACTGCCCAGGGAACTGCATTATCCAACCGCATCCCAGGTTCAGAACCGCATCATTGGGAAGAGGTAGAACTGTGA
- a CDS encoding amino acid adenylation domain-containing protein, producing the protein MTTVDFLAYLQSLEIQLVIEDDRLRCIAPAGVLTPELRAVLADRKTELLAFLQPTQSQTAELSLKPTPREPHLPLSFAQQRLWFLHQLTPDNPFYNIPAAIRLRGELDIAALERSFNEIVRRHEALRTNFGQINQQPVQKIIPEASFSLPVIDLQSVPEQDREGMTKHLSTAEARRSFDLSADPLLRVCLLQFSATDFVLLLTLHHIVADGWSLGVLIRELTVLYTASIQGTPASLPTLPIQYADFAAWQRQWLQGEVLTEQLAYWRNQLHEMPGLDLPCDRPRPAMPSYRGATEPIQLSHDLTVALEALSQQENVSLFMTLLAAFQTLLYRHTGQEDITVGSPIANRHHSELEGLIGFFVNSLTMRTDLSGNPTFRSLLQRVREVALGAYAHQDLPFEKLVEELDPERDLSRNPLFQVVFALQNAPIEPLELPGLRLEPLPFDAGTVRFDLEFHLWERHHGLSQLWQTESEGLSGFVAYSTDLFDRSTIVRMLEQFQTLLAGIVIQPDTRLSDLPLLTAQNYQQILVDWNQTQVAYNRHLCFHQWFEAQVEQFPDEIAVVDGQEQITYAELNQRANQLAHFLQQLGVHADRLVGLCVDRSLEMTVGILGILKAGGAYVPIDPNYPLDRIQFILADTKVSIVLTQSWLSQKLSACSISLIYLDDRSILQNQSKTTPKSTVQSGHLAYAIYTSGSTGTPKGVLIQHRGLCNVVVGQQHLFHLKPGSRILQFSSLSFDASVFEIAMAFGSGGTLYIVPDSIRTSPPALAQFLRDRAITHAILPPAVLALMPEAHLPTLQTLVAGGEACSQEVVDRWAVDRQFWNAYGPTEATIWATAARLTAGNPITIGRPVANTKVYLLDAHLQPVSVGVTGELYIAGDGVARGYLHRPELTQERFINNPFDNASCYPKLYKTGDSARYRSDGSIEFLGRVDHQIKIRGFRIEPGEIDVVLSQHPLVQTAITIAHPPDSADRQLVTYLTLSAAADTQMLKPSFQNQHIEHWRTLYDQTYQQASADPRFDTTGWNRSDTGQPIPIEQMQEWVNDRVQTILQLSPQSVLEIGCGTGLLLFQIAPHCQKYWATDFSTASLDRIQAFVAPPSPEALPQVKLLAQTAIDFSQIPAAAFDTVILNSIVQYFPSLDYLSQVIAGSTQTILPNGVLFIGDVRSLPLLSAFHTSVQFHQASATLDRSQLQHQIQRAMFEETELVIDPAFFAALPEQFPQIHHVQIQLLQGRSPNEMNQFRYNVLLHFDPALPRMAADQVDWINWTNQMTVASIRQRLAEARPEILGITNIPNARIASAIQLTKWLSSATAPKTVGRMREALESLSFNAIEPQDWWDLAAEQSYRVEVCWSPLHPGHYDVCLIRADVPTQVVMPFLEAARSQSCQHYSNRPLQAEFVRQWIPQLRTDLAQKLPDYMIPALFIILETLPLTRHGKIDRLALPSPDGLKLTSTYTAPRSPTEEALVKIWMDLLRLKQVGIHDNFFELGGHSLLATQLASRIRDTFSIEIPLRTLFESPTILQLASVIDAIQISHVSAAAPALVPLDRTSRRRLRSSIQSAE; encoded by the coding sequence GTGACAACCGTTGATTTTTTGGCATATCTGCAAAGCTTGGAAATTCAGCTTGTAATTGAGGACGATCGCCTGCGCTGCATTGCCCCAGCCGGAGTATTAACGCCTGAATTGCGGGCTGTTTTAGCCGATCGCAAAACGGAGCTACTGGCGTTTCTGCAACCCACACAATCGCAGACTGCCGAGCTTTCACTCAAACCCACTCCGCGAGAACCTCATCTCCCCCTATCCTTTGCCCAACAGCGATTGTGGTTTCTGCACCAGCTTACTCCTGACAATCCTTTTTACAATATTCCAGCCGCGATTCGGTTACGGGGAGAATTAGACATTGCCGCACTAGAGCGATCGTTTAACGAAATCGTGCGTCGCCATGAAGCACTCAGAACCAATTTTGGGCAAATCAATCAACAACCCGTTCAAAAGATTATCCCTGAAGCGTCTTTTTCTTTACCTGTTATTGATCTGCAATCGGTTCCAGAGCAAGATCGGGAGGGAATGACCAAACATTTGAGTACAGCCGAAGCTCGACGTTCTTTTGATCTTTCAGCTGATCCATTACTTCGGGTCTGCTTATTGCAGTTCAGCGCCACGGACTTTGTTTTGCTGTTGACTTTGCATCATATCGTTGCTGATGGCTGGTCGCTTGGTGTTTTAATTCGAGAACTCACTGTTCTTTACACCGCTTCCATTCAAGGAACGCCTGCCTCATTACCAACCTTACCCATTCAATATGCCGATTTTGCAGCATGGCAGCGGCAATGGTTGCAAGGGGAAGTGCTAACCGAACAACTCGCTTACTGGCGCAATCAGCTCCATGAAATGCCTGGCTTGGATTTGCCCTGCGATCGTCCTCGTCCAGCCATGCCCTCTTATCGCGGCGCAACAGAACCCATCCAGCTCTCTCATGATTTAACTGTGGCACTGGAGGCACTCAGCCAGCAAGAAAATGTTTCGCTGTTCATGACGCTTCTGGCAGCCTTTCAAACCCTGCTCTATCGCCATACCGGGCAGGAAGATATCACCGTTGGTTCCCCGATCGCCAATCGACATCACAGCGAATTGGAAGGATTAATTGGGTTCTTTGTCAACAGCCTGACGATGCGAACTGATCTCTCTGGCAATCCCACCTTTCGATCGCTCTTGCAGCGAGTCCGAGAAGTGGCGTTAGGCGCTTATGCTCATCAAGATTTACCGTTTGAAAAGCTAGTTGAAGAACTTGATCCCGAACGAGACTTAAGCCGGAATCCTTTATTTCAAGTCGTATTTGCGCTACAAAACGCGCCGATCGAACCCTTGGAGCTTCCCGGACTGCGGCTGGAGCCATTACCGTTTGATGCTGGAACCGTCCGGTTTGATCTGGAGTTTCATTTGTGGGAGCGACATCACGGTTTGAGCCAGCTTTGGCAAACGGAATCTGAGGGGCTGAGCGGCTTTGTTGCCTACAGCACTGACCTATTCGATCGCTCAACCATTGTCAGAATGCTGGAGCAGTTTCAAACACTGTTAGCCGGAATTGTGATTCAGCCCGATACTCGGTTAAGCGATCTGCCGCTGCTCACTGCCCAAAACTATCAGCAAATTCTGGTGGATTGGAACCAGACGCAGGTTGCCTATAATCGCCATCTCTGTTTCCATCAATGGTTTGAAGCGCAGGTCGAGCAGTTTCCGGATGAAATCGCGGTTGTGGATGGGCAGGAGCAGATCACTTACGCCGAACTGAACCAACGCGCAAACCAACTTGCCCATTTCCTACAGCAGCTTGGCGTCCATGCCGATCGCCTGGTGGGGCTTTGTGTTGACCGATCGCTAGAAATGACCGTCGGGATTCTGGGAATTCTGAAAGCGGGTGGTGCTTATGTTCCCATTGATCCAAATTATCCGCTCGATCGAATTCAGTTTATCTTAGCGGATACTAAAGTTTCGATTGTGCTGACGCAATCCTGGTTATCCCAAAAATTATCAGCTTGTTCAATTTCGCTCATTTATTTGGACGATCGATCGATTCTGCAAAATCAATCCAAGACAACGCCCAAGAGTACGGTTCAGTCAGGCCATTTAGCTTATGCCATTTATACCTCTGGCTCAACTGGTACACCTAAAGGAGTTTTAATTCAGCATCGTGGACTCTGTAATGTTGTTGTCGGTCAGCAACATCTGTTTCACCTGAAGCCAGGAAGCCGAATTTTACAGTTTAGCTCCCTCAGTTTTGACGCTTCTGTTTTTGAAATCGCAATGGCGTTTGGCTCAGGTGGAACACTGTATATTGTCCCTGATTCGATCCGCACATCCCCTCCTGCATTAGCGCAGTTTCTCCGAGACAGGGCAATTACTCACGCCATCCTGCCGCCTGCGGTTTTAGCTCTGATGCCAGAGGCTCATTTACCCACACTTCAAACGCTGGTTGCTGGTGGAGAAGCCTGTTCTCAGGAAGTTGTGGATCGTTGGGCAGTCGATCGACAATTCTGGAATGCTTATGGTCCAACGGAAGCCACCATTTGGGCAACTGCAGCGCGATTAACAGCAGGAAATCCGATCACGATCGGTCGTCCGGTTGCCAATACGAAAGTCTATCTTTTAGATGCTCATCTACAGCCCGTATCGGTTGGGGTGACGGGTGAGTTATACATTGCAGGGGATGGAGTTGCGCGAGGTTATTTACACCGTCCTGAATTAACTCAGGAACGATTTATCAACAATCCTTTTGACAACGCATCTTGTTATCCGAAGCTCTATAAAACGGGTGATTCAGCTCGCTATCGATCAGATGGCAGCATCGAATTTTTGGGTCGGGTTGATCATCAGATTAAAATTCGCGGCTTTCGGATTGAGCCAGGCGAAATTGACGTTGTCCTCAGCCAGCATCCGCTCGTTCAAACTGCAATAACGATCGCCCATCCCCCTGACAGCGCCGATCGCCAGTTAGTGACTTATTTGACGCTCAGTGCTGCTGCTGATACTCAAATGCTGAAACCCTCCTTTCAGAACCAGCACATTGAACATTGGCGAACACTGTATGACCAAACTTATCAACAAGCCAGCGCTGACCCCCGGTTTGATACAACAGGATGGAATCGCAGTGATACAGGTCAACCAATTCCGATCGAGCAAATGCAGGAGTGGGTGAACGATCGGGTGCAAACCATTCTGCAATTGAGTCCTCAATCTGTGCTTGAAATCGGCTGCGGCACAGGGCTATTGCTGTTTCAAATTGCACCACACTGTCAGAAATATTGGGCAACTGATTTTTCAACTGCTTCTCTCGATCGCATTCAAGCGTTCGTCGCTCCACCATCACCTGAAGCATTACCTCAAGTCAAATTGCTGGCTCAAACCGCGATCGACTTTAGCCAGATTCCCGCTGCTGCCTTTGATACTGTCATTCTCAACTCAATTGTGCAGTATTTTCCCAGCCTCGACTATTTGTCCCAGGTGATTGCAGGCTCAACCCAAACCATTCTGCCAAACGGCGTCCTTTTCATTGGAGATGTTCGGAGTCTACCGCTTTTATCAGCGTTTCACACCTCGGTACAGTTTCACCAAGCCAGCGCCACGCTAGACCGATCGCAGCTTCAGCATCAGATCCAGAGAGCGATGTTTGAAGAGACAGAATTAGTGATCGACCCGGCGTTTTTTGCCGCTTTGCCTGAACAATTTCCGCAAATTCATCACGTTCAAATTCAGCTCCTGCAAGGACGATCGCCCAACGAGATGAACCAGTTTCGCTACAATGTGCTGCTTCATTTTGATCCCGCTCTCCCGCGAATGGCTGCTGATCAAGTCGATTGGATCAACTGGACAAATCAAATGACAGTCGCCAGCATTCGTCAACGTTTGGCTGAAGCACGACCTGAAATTTTGGGGATTACAAATATTCCCAATGCGCGCATCGCCTCTGCAATCCAGCTAACAAAATGGCTGTCTTCTGCCACTGCTCCCAAAACCGTTGGGCGAATGCGTGAAGCCTTAGAATCGCTGTCATTCAACGCCATTGAACCACAGGACTGGTGGGATTTAGCCGCAGAACAGTCTTACCGGGTTGAGGTTTGTTGGTCGCCGTTGCATCCTGGTCATTATGATGTTTGCCTGATTCGTGCTGATGTTCCAACTCAAGTGGTGATGCCCTTTCTGGAAGCGGCGCGATCGCAGTCCTGCCAGCATTACAGCAACCGACCGCTACAGGCAGAATTTGTTCGCCAATGGATTCCCCAACTCCGAACAGATCTGGCGCAAAAATTACCCGATTACATGATTCCTGCCCTCTTTATCATCCTGGAAACGCTGCCGCTCACCCGTCACGGCAAAATCGATCGCCTCGCCCTACCATCCCCCGATGGCTTAAAGCTGACCAGTACCTATACTGCCCCTCGATCGCCTACGGAGGAAGCCCTGGTGAAGATTTGGATGGATTTGTTGCGGCTCAAACAAGTTGGGATTCACGACAATTTTTTTGAGCTGGGCGGACATTCCCTCTTAGCGACTCAGTTGGCTTCACGAATCCGCGATACTTTTAGCATTGAGATTCCCTTGCGAACCCTGTTTGAGTCACCCACAATTCTGCAACTGGCAAGCGTGATTGATGCCATACAAATCAGCCATGTTTCAGCCGCCGCTCCTGCCCTTGTCCCGCTCGATCGAACCTCCCGTCGCAGGTTGCGATCCTCGATCCAGTCGGCAGAATAA